One Streptomyces umbrinus genomic window, GTCGTCCGCGAGCCGGGCTCCGCACTGGGAGCACAGGCCGGGGCAGTCGTCCTGGCACACCGGCTGCATCGGCAGTGCGAGCACCACCGCATCACGCAGCACGGGTTCGAGGTCGAACAGGCCGTCCTCGATGAAGAGCGTGTCCTCGTCGTCCTCGGCGTCGTCGGCCGGCTCCGCTTTCACACGGCCCCGGTCGTCGGCGTCAGGGTACGAGAACATCTCCTGGAAATCCGCTTCGAGCTGCTGCTCGACCGGCTCCAGACACCTTACGCACTCCCCCTTGGCCTGTGCACGGGCGGTGCCTGTGACAAGCACACCTTCCATGACCGACTCCAGGCGGAGGCCGAGCTTCACCGGGGCGCCTTCCGGCACTCCGATGACTCCCTGGATACCGAAATCCTTGGGAGCGTCGATCTCACGGGTCAGGCGCTGCAGCGCGCCAGGACGCCGCCCCAGCTCGTGTGTGTCGAACACGAGAGGGTTGCGGTGGTCGAGGCGGGCGTTCAGGGCCATTCCTGCTTTCGATCTTGAAACTCTGTGGGGCACCGCCCTTCGGTGCTTCCCGGGCAGCGTTGATCGCGGACGTACACGCGACCGAAGAACCAGGGTACTGGACCTTTCGCTCTCGGCCCAATCCGGCCTCAGCGCCCCTGTTCGTACGCCCTCAGCTGCTCCGCGCTGATCATGGTGGTGTCGAAGAGACTGGTCTCGTCGAGGGCGTTGGCCTGCGCCTGCGCCTGCTGCGGCTGGGGAGCCTGCGGGGACTGGCCGTACGCCTGCTGCAGGTTCGGGTCGTACGCCGCCTGCTGGTCGTAGCCCTGCTGCTGCGGATAGGCGGCGTAGGGGTCGGCGGTCTGCTGCTGATAGCCGTACCCGTCCTGCTGCGCGTACTGCTGCTGGTACCCGTAGGGATCGGCGGTCTGCTGCTGATATGCGTACGCGTCCTGCTGGGCGTACTGCTGCTGGGCCGGGACCGCCGGGGCCTGGGGCGGGGCGGCCGGCTGGGCGGGCCGCTCGGAGAGGTCCGAGAGGCCGTCCAGGTACTCGGCGTCGGTGGTGTGCTGCGCGTTGCCGTCCTCGGCGAAGCCGCCCAGGTCGCCGAGGTCGTCGCTGGCGATCCGGCCGTGCAGCTTCTGCCGGCCGCGGCCGACGGCGTCCAGGGTCTTGGCGAGCACGGCCTCGAAGGCACCGAGCTTGACGTCGACGTACTCGTCGGCGTTGCGGCGCAGGGTCTCCGGGTCGTGGCTGCGCTCGGGAGCGTCCTCGTCCTCGTAGCCCTGCTCGTCGGTGCCGGGGCCCGTGCCGAGGAGCTTCTCGCGGCCGCGGCCGACGGAGCCGAGGGTCTTGGTGAGGACGACCTCGAAGTTGGCGAGCTTGGAGTCGACGTACTCGTCGGCCTCGGCGCGGACGTCCTCGGCCTCCTTGCGGGCCTCGGAGAGGATACGGTCCGCCTCGTTCTGCGAGCGGCGGGCGACCTCGGTGTCGGAGATCAGGCTGCCGCGCTCGGCGTGCGCGGACTCGACGATCCGCTCGGCCTCCAGGCGGGCCTGCTCGACCATCTGCTCGCGGCCGCCGATCAGCTCCTGGGCCTGGGCGAGGGAGCCGGGCAGTGCCTGGCGCACCTCTTCGAGCAGGGAGAGGAGCTCGGCGCGGTTGACCACGCACGAGGCCGACATGGGCATGGAACGGGCGCTGCCGACCGCCGAGACGATCTCATCGAGCTTCTTCTGCACGTCCACCGTGTGCTCGCCACTCTCTACAGCTGTGATGGAGACGGACGCATCGACTGTACGACCACTCCCGCCCCTCCCGACACCGGGTGACGCACTGTCAGGTTTCTGGGGCTCCGTCAGTCCTTCTTCAGACGCTCCCTGAGGGCTTCCAGGACCACCGGCGGGACCAGGTGGGCGACGTCGCCGCCCCAGGTCGCGACCTCCTTGACCAGCGAGGAGGACAGGAAGCTGTAGGTGGGGTTGGTCGGGACGAAGAGGGTCTCGACGCCGGAGAGGCCGTTGTTCATCTGGGCCATCTGCAGCTCGTAGTCGAAGTCGCTGACCGCGCGCAGGCCCTTGACGATGGCCGGGATGTCGCGCTCCTTGCAGAAGTCGACGAGGAGGCCGTGGAAGGACTCCACCTCGACGTTGCCGAACTCCGCGGTGACCTGGCGGATCAGGTCGATCCGCTCCTCGATCTCGAACAGGCCCCTCTTGGACTGGTTGATCATCACCGCGACGTGCACGACGTCGTACAGCTTGGAGGCTCGGGCGATGATGTCGAGATGTCCGTTGGTAATCGGGTCGAACGACCCGGGACAGACGGCGCGGCGCACTTGAGATCCCTCGCTCTCCGGTCCGGTCATCGTGCGTCTTCGCACGTAGAGGCGGCGCGACCGTACCAAAACGTTCCCTCGCCGTAGCGACGGGACCTCAATGCCTCGAAGCCGTCGGGCCACCGGAATTCGCCGCCTCTGGTACTGCGTTCAACGGTGACGAGCGCTTCGCCCGCGAGCCAGCCCCCGGAGCGGAGTGTGAGCAGGATCTCGCGAAGATCGTCGTCCGTGACGGCGTACGGCGGATCGAGGAAGACGAGGTCGTACGGTGCTGCCGGCGCCGCCGTGCGGATGATCTGTTCCGCTTTGCCGGGCCTGACCTCGGCGCCGGGGAGGCCCAGCGCCTTCACGTTCTCCCGGATCGTGCGGGCCGCGCGGGCGTCCGCCTCCACGAGGAGGGTGTGTCCGGCGCCGCGGCTCAGCGCCTCCAGGCCGACGGCGCCGGAGCCGGCGTACAGGTCGAGGACGCGGTCGCCTTCCAGGGGGCCGCCGAGCAGGGACTGCCAGGTGGAGAAGAGTCCCTCGCGGGCCCGGTCGGAGGTGGGCCTTGTGCCGGTGCCCGGGGGGACTGCCAGGCGTCGTCCACCGGCCGTGCCGGCGATCACGCGGGTCATCTGGGGTCCTTGCGGGTGGGGATGGTCACGGCCCCAGTCTGGCAGGCG contains:
- a CDS encoding cell division initiation protein, translating into MDVQKKLDEIVSAVGSARSMPMSASCVVNRAELLSLLEEVRQALPGSLAQAQELIGGREQMVEQARLEAERIVESAHAERGSLISDTEVARRSQNEADRILSEARKEAEDVRAEADEYVDSKLANFEVVLTKTLGSVGRGREKLLGTGPGTDEQGYEDEDAPERSHDPETLRRNADEYVDVKLGAFEAVLAKTLDAVGRGRQKLHGRIASDDLGDLGGFAEDGNAQHTTDAEYLDGLSDLSERPAQPAAPPQAPAVPAQQQYAQQDAYAYQQQTADPYGYQQQYAQQDGYGYQQQTADPYAAYPQQQGYDQQAAYDPNLQQAYGQSPQAPQPQQAQAQANALDETSLFDTTMISAEQLRAYEQGR
- the rsmD gene encoding 16S rRNA (guanine(966)-N(2))-methyltransferase RsmD, whose translation is MTRVIAGTAGGRRLAVPPGTGTRPTSDRAREGLFSTWQSLLGGPLEGDRVLDLYAGSGAVGLEALSRGAGHTLLVEADARAARTIRENVKALGLPGAEVRPGKAEQIIRTAAPAAPYDLVFLDPPYAVTDDDLREILLTLRSGGWLAGEALVTVERSTRGGEFRWPDGFEALRSRRYGEGTFWYGRAASTCEDAR
- a CDS encoding YceD family protein, giving the protein MALNARLDHRNPLVFDTHELGRRPGALQRLTREIDAPKDFGIQGVIGVPEGAPVKLGLRLESVMEGVLVTGTARAQAKGECVRCLEPVEQQLEADFQEMFSYPDADDRGRVKAEPADDAEDDEDTLFIEDGLFDLEPVLRDAVVLALPMQPVCQDDCPGLCSQCGARLADDPDHHHDAVDIRWAALQGLAGSLEDGEKDEMSGEAPRSARANEKQEK
- the coaD gene encoding pantetheine-phosphate adenylyltransferase; amino-acid sequence: MRRAVCPGSFDPITNGHLDIIARASKLYDVVHVAVMINQSKRGLFEIEERIDLIRQVTAEFGNVEVESFHGLLVDFCKERDIPAIVKGLRAVSDFDYELQMAQMNNGLSGVETLFVPTNPTYSFLSSSLVKEVATWGGDVAHLVPPVVLEALRERLKKD